Proteins found in one Leptospira neocaledonica genomic segment:
- a CDS encoding RNA polymerase sigma factor has translation MQGLSQQEFITLYESCKNTVYHFLLKLSGNPEIAEDLTQETFLKAYEVMDRFDSERGSFSSWSCTIAKNLYFKHFNRTKKETGNVSINVENFPELSGGNHEDPLELEKNSLNLALKDGVSRLPEPEKSIILLKEIQKKTLKETADALGISERTVSRRLLSAFRILRTHLEAEGIGL, from the coding sequence ATGCAAGGTCTTTCCCAACAGGAATTCATTACTCTATACGAGTCCTGCAAAAATACTGTGTATCATTTCCTGCTTAAACTCTCAGGAAATCCCGAAATTGCCGAAGATTTGACTCAAGAGACATTTTTAAAGGCTTATGAAGTCATGGATCGTTTCGATTCCGAAAGAGGAAGTTTCTCCTCTTGGTCTTGCACGATCGCTAAAAACCTATATTTTAAACATTTCAATCGTACAAAGAAGGAGACGGGGAACGTCTCAATTAATGTAGAGAACTTTCCGGAGCTCTCAGGGGGCAATCATGAGGATCCTCTGGAATTAGAGAAAAATTCTCTTAATTTAGCGTTAAAAGATGGGGTTTCCCGTCTTCCTGAGCCTGAAAAGAGTATAATATTACTGAAGGAAATCCAAAAGAAAACTCTCAAGGAGACTGCGGATGCTCTCGGAATTTCTGAGAGAACCGTTAGTCGTCGTTTGCTTAGTGCGTTCAGAATATTAAGAACGCATCTTGAAGCAGAAGGAATCGGACTATAA
- the rsx gene encoding LIMLP_03685 family anti-sigma factor has product MALDTQQSNSFEDLLELYLSGELDAAGKKQLLEIVLKEPERAAEYRKITQIQSQLRTSSASQELKNLSPQTSSKKVLPFLKPAIYFAAAALVFAIFGIYFYKGSQIKKGEATLDKFTYSYGDCSIEGKTSQAGEDVSGKRIVSGKSSLCDVQLEGEKSVSLRALPDTDFTAERKEKEIHVSLGYGTILLDSQGPKDAESISIGSDDFKLILEGTKVSVNKGQADSSLSVKVLEGKVRLESGGAIFWESVSSWLTKEEIALLAKEYPILFDKQQLTIESGQQLAWKGFSPARMKGLKKIEDSIKASKKSQPSAQLDETLIKSLKPHVDSLPKDPFLISPKELKNSLKKILPDEKADLERKFASMVRFPPKDLKEREQLMELVKKVDKASITDILNGKGPGAPGTPGVPGASNTLSQEIRILYLKDGSTERGVIYQQDSFYVVIRPDGNLIIPVDAVEKIESE; this is encoded by the coding sequence ATGGCATTAGATACCCAACAGTCAAATAGTTTCGAAGACTTGCTAGAGTTATATCTTTCTGGTGAGCTTGATGCTGCCGGGAAAAAACAACTTTTGGAGATTGTATTAAAGGAACCTGAAAGAGCAGCAGAATACCGAAAAATTACCCAGATCCAATCACAACTCAGAACGTCTAGTGCGTCTCAGGAGTTAAAAAACCTTTCTCCTCAGACTTCTTCTAAAAAAGTCCTCCCTTTCCTTAAACCGGCGATCTATTTCGCAGCTGCGGCTTTGGTATTTGCAATATTTGGAATATACTTCTATAAGGGTTCTCAAATCAAAAAAGGAGAAGCTACTTTAGATAAGTTCACTTACTCGTATGGAGATTGTTCTATCGAGGGTAAAACTTCTCAGGCCGGAGAAGATGTATCTGGCAAAAGGATCGTATCCGGAAAATCCTCCCTATGTGATGTCCAGTTAGAAGGAGAAAAGAGCGTGTCTCTTAGAGCTCTCCCTGATACAGACTTCACTGCGGAACGTAAAGAAAAAGAGATCCATGTATCTCTTGGATACGGTACTATTCTTCTGGATAGCCAAGGTCCTAAGGATGCAGAAAGTATTTCTATCGGTTCTGATGATTTCAAATTGATTTTAGAAGGAACTAAGGTTTCGGTCAATAAAGGACAAGCTGACTCTTCTCTCTCCGTAAAAGTATTAGAAGGAAAAGTCAGATTAGAATCTGGTGGCGCGATCTTTTGGGAATCTGTTTCTAGTTGGTTGACCAAAGAAGAAATTGCTCTACTCGCAAAAGAATATCCGATCTTATTTGATAAACAGCAACTAACGATAGAGTCGGGACAACAGCTTGCTTGGAAAGGATTCTCACCCGCAAGAATGAAAGGCCTAAAGAAGATTGAAGATTCGATCAAGGCCAGTAAAAAGTCCCAGCCTAGCGCTCAACTTGATGAAACTCTAATCAAAAGTCTAAAACCTCATGTGGATTCTCTTCCAAAGGATCCGTTCCTAATATCTCCTAAAGAGCTTAAGAATTCTCTCAAAAAAATACTTCCGGACGAAAAAGCAGATCTGGAAAGAAAGTTTGCGAGTATGGTCCGTTTCCCACCAAAGGATCTGAAAGAAAGAGAACAACTGATGGAGTTGGTCAAGAAGGTAGATAAGGCATCTATCACGGATATCTTAAACGGTAAAGGTCCGGGAGCCCCTGGTACTCCAGGCGTTCCTGGTGCTTCAAATACACTCTCTCAAGAAATTCGTATTCTTTATTTAAAAGACGGGTCTACGGAAAGAGGAGTGATCTATCAGCAAGATAGCTTCTACGTTGTAATAAGACCCGATGGGAATTTGATCATTCCAGTAGATGCGGTAGAAAAAATAGAGTCCGAATAA
- a CDS encoding TIGR02206 family membrane protein, producing MRFEHWSPLHFIILFLTAFLGFALPYFGKKFASSKIKNTIGYTLGAILLLNYCVYVIYRINSGYWQIRYDLPMEFCNWSAIVTSLALFTRNRTLAELSYFWVIAGSMQGVITPDLSVTFPHIYFFIFFIAHSGLVISALYVVFGLELTPRKGAVLRSVLYSQIYVAVALVVDFGLDANYGYMREKSAAGSLMDYLGPWPIYILWLQGLGTILFTLLYLQFWKKNAKS from the coding sequence ATGAGATTCGAACATTGGAGCCCTCTCCATTTTATTATTCTTTTTCTTACTGCGTTCCTTGGTTTTGCTCTGCCCTACTTCGGCAAGAAGTTCGCTTCCTCTAAAATCAAAAACACGATCGGTTACACACTTGGCGCCATTCTTCTTTTAAACTATTGCGTTTATGTAATATATAGGATTAATTCAGGCTATTGGCAGATACGTTATGATTTGCCTATGGAATTTTGTAATTGGTCTGCAATCGTAACTTCTCTGGCACTTTTTACTCGAAATAGAACCCTTGCTGAACTTTCTTATTTTTGGGTGATCGCAGGTTCTATGCAAGGAGTGATCACCCCGGATCTTTCCGTAACATTCCCTCATATTTACTTTTTTATATTCTTCATAGCTCATTCCGGTTTGGTGATTTCGGCGCTTTATGTTGTATTCGGTTTAGAGTTAACCCCCAGAAAAGGAGCGGTGCTTCGGTCTGTTCTTTATAGCCAGATTTATGTTGCCGTTGCCTTGGTAGTAGATTTCGGGTTGGACGCAAATTACGGATATATGAGAGAAAAATCCGCAGCAGGTTCTTTAATGGATTATTTAGGTCCTTGGCCTATTTATATACTTTGGCTGCAAGGCCTGGGAACGATCTTATTTACTCTATTATATCTTCAGTTTTGGAAGAAGAATGCCAAAAGTTAA
- a CDS encoding acyl-CoA thioesterase, translating to MRLMEKTDKIITSFAIPVRKSDIDVNGHVNNGTYQSYFEEARIKTFQLLKEEGETILSSDRLIVRLCEIEYKAELKYPEDAVVTTDILHSDPESTEIMQEIFRSSDSTLVCKARFVLSLFDDSEEVFYSEENYPYAFYHPISVGWAEMNPDGKVNLETIQYYLDDARIRSSYQCGLDLHALQAKGIGPVVYKAELKYFDSMGFPDDFVIVTVYQKAEKNRLAFRHDVFSKKTQKLILSSLVNGLFMDLKRKRPHQFTEEEMKMIFSVKNKPIFD from the coding sequence ATGAGGCTCATGGAAAAAACGGATAAGATTATCACATCTTTCGCCATCCCCGTTCGTAAATCGGATATAGACGTAAACGGACATGTAAACAACGGGACCTACCAAAGTTATTTCGAAGAAGCAAGGATCAAAACCTTCCAACTCTTAAAAGAAGAAGGGGAAACAATTTTAAGTTCGGATCGCTTAATAGTTCGCCTATGCGAGATAGAATACAAAGCAGAACTCAAATATCCGGAAGATGCAGTCGTTACTACGGATATTCTTCATTCTGATCCTGAATCCACAGAGATTATGCAGGAAATTTTCCGTTCCTCCGATTCTACATTGGTCTGTAAGGCAAGATTCGTATTGAGCCTTTTTGACGATTCGGAAGAAGTTTTCTATTCTGAAGAAAATTATCCGTATGCATTCTATCATCCGATCAGCGTAGGCTGGGCAGAAATGAACCCGGACGGTAAAGTAAATCTAGAAACCATCCAGTATTATCTAGACGACGCAAGGATCCGTTCTTCTTATCAATGCGGATTGGATCTACATGCATTGCAGGCAAAAGGAATCGGCCCAGTAGTCTACAAAGCAGAATTAAAGTATTTCGATTCAATGGGTTTTCCAGATGACTTTGTGATAGTAACCGTTTATCAAAAAGCGGAAAAGAACAGATTGGCATTCCGTCATGATGTGTTCTCCAAAAAGACGCAAAAATTAATCCTAAGTTCTTTAGTGAACGGACTCTTTATGGATCTAAAAAGAAAAAGACCTCACCAATTCACCGAAGAAGAAATGAAAATGATCTTTAGCGTGAAAAATAAGCCGATCTTTGATTGA
- a CDS encoding TetR/AcrR family transcriptional regulator translates to MRIQKDLIRSEDPAKDRILKAAFKLFYSKGYPNTGINEILEEAGAFKKSLYIHFPSKRDLGKAYLLEQEEAILGFVKRIAKREKKYSDFIKSWMKMLRRGLKNTYIYGCPYANLSNQTHDEPEISDFVKVALNRWVEDFELCLKEISWSSRKVKTESELKEISESILFYYQGALQLYGMSGDFKHIYRLEKELLSLDR, encoded by the coding sequence ATGAGAATCCAAAAGGACTTAATTCGATCAGAAGATCCAGCCAAGGATAGGATCTTAAAAGCTGCTTTTAAATTATTCTATTCCAAAGGTTATCCAAATACCGGAATAAACGAAATTTTGGAAGAAGCCGGAGCCTTTAAGAAGAGTCTATATATTCACTTTCCTTCAAAAAGGGATCTGGGTAAGGCTTATCTTCTGGAACAAGAAGAAGCTATATTAGGTTTTGTTAAAAGGATTGCAAAAAGAGAAAAGAAATATTCGGACTTTATCAAGTCTTGGATGAAGATGCTGAGAAGGGGTTTGAAAAATACGTATATTTACGGCTGTCCTTATGCGAATTTATCCAACCAAACCCACGATGAACCTGAGATTTCCGATTTTGTAAAAGTGGCATTGAACCGTTGGGTCGAGGATTTCGAACTTTGTTTAAAAGAAATCTCTTGGAGCTCAAGAAAGGTAAAAACTGAATCCGAGTTAAAGGAAATTTCAGAAAGTATTCTTTTTTATTACCAAGGTGCTCTACAATTGTATGGAATGTCCGGAGACTTCAAACATATCTATCGCTTAGAAAAAGAACTTTTGTCTTTAGACAGATAA
- a CDS encoding SAP domain-containing protein: MKSRPNFETIKTISEFESYYWYREELKDICLTLKISSKGAKAELEERLKSYLVLGREKFLKKEKFLKGSSSVRRKNKTEKEITLKSKIIPEGIRFDSKFREFCREYYDLKKFSFTKAMAEAVRDAEKVGNLKLSVQDLLKVYENPPKEERPDDRVLRWNRFVKDFHSDPKTSPLKNKLNIAAFLWGKVRDRVGSKKFDSSLLDEFSKDIRKLEAKSNK, encoded by the coding sequence ATGAAATCTCGTCCTAATTTCGAAACAATCAAAACCATCTCTGAATTCGAGTCTTACTATTGGTACAGAGAAGAGTTAAAAGATATTTGTCTGACTTTAAAAATTTCTTCCAAAGGTGCCAAAGCAGAGTTGGAGGAAAGGTTAAAATCGTATTTAGTATTAGGGAGAGAGAAATTTCTAAAAAAGGAAAAGTTTTTAAAAGGTTCTAGTTCTGTTCGCAGAAAGAATAAAACTGAAAAAGAAATCACTCTCAAATCCAAAATTATTCCGGAAGGAATTCGTTTTGATTCCAAATTCAGGGAATTCTGCAGAGAATATTATGATCTCAAAAAGTTCAGTTTTACCAAGGCAATGGCGGAAGCGGTTCGGGATGCGGAGAAGGTCGGCAATCTAAAACTGTCTGTCCAAGATCTTCTGAAGGTGTACGAAAATCCTCCCAAGGAAGAAAGGCCTGACGATCGTGTTCTAAGATGGAATCGTTTCGTAAAAGATTTTCATTCCGATCCGAAAACTTCTCCGCTCAAAAACAAACTCAATATCGCGGCATTTTTATGGGGAAAGGTTCGAGACAGAGTAGGCAGTAAAAAATTTGATTCTTCTCTTTTGGACGAATTTTCAAAAGACATTCGAAAATTGGAAGCTAAGAGCAATAAGTAA
- a CDS encoding DNA-3-methyladenine glycosylase I produces the protein MNSLTKYCQYVLSLARDQDPENKTYHDTEYGFTLNSDDELFGRLILEINQAGLSWTTILRKKENFRKAYKNFSIKKISKFSEKDFDRLMNDAGIIRNRLKINAAIHNANVIIGLQKEFGSFQDWLNSHHPKSLEEWTKLFKKTFVFVGGEIVNEFLMSTGYLEGAHGPGCPIYKKALKSKPAWNSKKRK, from the coding sequence ATGAATTCTCTTACAAAATATTGCCAATATGTCCTTTCGCTTGCAAGGGACCAAGATCCCGAAAACAAAACCTATCACGATACAGAATACGGTTTTACCTTAAACTCGGATGATGAGTTATTCGGCAGGCTCATTTTAGAGATCAACCAGGCGGGTCTTTCATGGACTACGATCTTACGAAAAAAAGAAAACTTTCGCAAGGCTTACAAAAACTTCTCGATTAAAAAAATCTCAAAGTTCTCCGAAAAAGATTTTGATCGGCTCATGAACGATGCAGGGATCATTCGAAATAGACTTAAAATAAATGCCGCCATTCATAATGCGAATGTGATTATCGGGCTCCAAAAAGAATTCGGAAGCTTCCAAGATTGGTTGAATTCTCATCATCCTAAATCCTTGGAAGAATGGACTAAACTATTCAAAAAAACTTTCGTGTTCGTGGGTGGAGAAATAGTGAACGAATTTTTAATGAGTACCGGATATTTAGAAGGAGCTCATGGACCCGGCTGCCCCATCTATAAGAAAGCTTTAAAATCAAAGCCGGCTTGGAATTCCAAAAAGAGAAAATAG
- a CDS encoding glucose 1-dehydrogenase, which yields MLEGKTAVITGSARGIGKTIARMFLERGAKVVLSDLGDSNCKETADELAKYNLEGVFWKTCDVTSKNQNKELAEFAIEKTGALDIWINNAGIVQDDLLLRMSEEKWEKVHSVNLKAAFFGIQTAAKFMLKKSSGRIVNIGSVSGFYGNAGQANYSSAKAGLFALTKSAAREFASRNITVNCVASGFINNRFAEHVPEEIRNSILDSIPLKIKRNPEEAVASAVVFLSSEEADWITGATLRVDGGMLIGF from the coding sequence ATGTTAGAAGGTAAAACTGCGGTAATCACCGGATCAGCTAGAGGCATAGGTAAAACGATCGCAAGAATGTTCTTAGAGAGAGGGGCAAAGGTCGTCCTCTCGGATCTAGGAGATTCCAATTGTAAGGAAACGGCAGACGAATTAGCAAAATATAATCTTGAGGGAGTTTTCTGGAAAACTTGCGATGTGACTTCTAAAAATCAAAACAAGGAATTGGCAGAATTCGCAATTGAGAAGACCGGAGCTTTGGATATTTGGATTAATAATGCAGGCATCGTTCAAGATGATCTTCTTTTGAGAATGTCGGAAGAAAAATGGGAGAAGGTACACTCGGTAAATTTGAAAGCTGCCTTCTTCGGAATACAAACTGCGGCAAAGTTTATGTTAAAAAAAAGTTCAGGTAGGATCGTAAACATAGGATCCGTTTCCGGGTTTTATGGAAATGCCGGGCAAGCAAATTATTCTTCTGCAAAGGCAGGGCTATTTGCTCTCACCAAATCAGCGGCCAGAGAATTTGCTTCCAGAAATATTACCGTGAACTGTGTTGCTTCCGGTTTTATCAATAATCGTTTTGCTGAACATGTTCCCGAAGAAATTAGAAATTCTATCTTGGATTCCATTCCTTTAAAGATCAAAAGAAATCCGGAAGAAGCTGTCGCCTCTGCAGTTGTATTCCTTTCTTCCGAGGAAGCGGATTGGATTACCGGAGCAACTCTTCGGGTAGATGGTGGAATGTTGATCGGTTTTTAG
- a CDS encoding MarR family winged helix-turn-helix transcriptional regulator, whose translation MKPDYVIHLLSRTRDRIQKHLSEEFLKQGIQDLVPAHGGVLFILGKEGPLTMSELAKLLDRTNSTVTALLDKMEEFGYVKRSKPYEDERVTSAELTEKGKQTLEKVQRASKATLVKLSHNLEQGEKEEFMRILTKIHSNFDI comes from the coding sequence ATGAAGCCCGATTATGTAATTCATTTATTATCCAGAACAAGGGATCGGATCCAAAAACATTTGTCCGAAGAATTCCTGAAACAAGGAATCCAAGATCTTGTCCCTGCCCATGGGGGTGTACTTTTTATTTTAGGCAAAGAAGGGCCGCTTACGATGAGCGAATTGGCGAAATTGTTGGATAGGACCAACTCAACAGTTACCGCTCTTTTGGATAAAATGGAAGAATTCGGTTATGTTAAAAGATCTAAACCTTACGAAGATGAAAGAGTTACTTCGGCAGAATTAACCGAGAAGGGAAAACAAACCTTAGAAAAAGTGCAAAGAGCTTCTAAGGCAACATTAGTTAAGCTCAGTCATAATTTAGAGCAGGGAGAAAAAGAGGAATTCATGCGAATTTTAACTAAAATCCATTCGAATTTCGATATATAA
- a CDS encoding TolC family protein, whose amino-acid sequence MKKIFCIIACLFALFFSTSFFAKSVNDGVEMDLEKAVLLGLANNVILKNLERQNEVFQMTVREKWREYLPKLGVSYFGLRNLNQNQQDSVYNDIRLTIQQLVYDGGENGRLIESARLSAEINKAEIQVQIRKTKIDVVRQYMKIISNRGKYLSSRRLYRSFEGQLNDTTLEYKNGLKSRLDFLEVSAKFNEAKLSLLRAETEFKNSITELKLILQLEDSDDFVIQENIFYDYYIEDPKPILDSDEGNLEENRPDLKKSKIIVNRLKLERETLESGWKPKLFAGGYYGKNTNDVLPVIHDNYGFNFSVVVPLGSSTLQSQSNYGIQTDGTGIQRIPGYGPQFVGQGANSFNSANLQLFDNLSQARKVLEGELKFVDAKSSYEFARKQAKFETIKARDKVLENYSVISVLSQKVLLYLENFRINRVKFKSGQLKRTDLLKSEYEFSKTQDDLADAYSEYLRSCYEYFYVTGRDLGDLPFYKVNLGKGNSIVAKLVKETRENEDFFPEKGRKK is encoded by the coding sequence ATGAAGAAGATCTTCTGCATCATTGCTTGCCTGTTTGCTCTATTCTTTTCTACATCTTTTTTCGCAAAATCAGTTAATGACGGCGTTGAAATGGATTTGGAGAAGGCGGTCTTGCTCGGCCTGGCAAATAACGTCATTTTGAAAAACCTGGAACGTCAAAATGAAGTCTTTCAGATGACAGTAAGAGAAAAATGGAGGGAATATCTCCCGAAGTTAGGTGTTTCTTACTTTGGTCTTCGCAATTTAAATCAAAACCAGCAAGATTCAGTTTATAATGATATTCGCTTAACAATTCAGCAGTTAGTCTATGATGGCGGAGAAAATGGACGATTGATAGAATCCGCCCGTTTATCTGCCGAGATCAATAAAGCCGAAATTCAAGTACAAATTCGAAAAACAAAAATCGATGTAGTACGCCAGTATATGAAAATTATCTCAAATCGGGGTAAGTATCTTTCTTCAAGGCGTTTATATAGAAGTTTCGAAGGGCAATTGAATGATACTACTTTAGAATATAAGAACGGATTAAAATCTAGATTGGATTTTCTCGAAGTTTCTGCAAAATTTAATGAAGCGAAACTTTCTTTATTAAGAGCGGAAACAGAGTTCAAAAATTCAATCACTGAATTGAAATTGATTCTCCAGTTAGAAGATTCCGATGATTTTGTTATCCAAGAAAATATTTTTTACGATTATTATATAGAAGATCCTAAACCAATTTTAGATTCGGATGAGGGAAACTTAGAAGAAAATCGACCAGATCTTAAGAAATCTAAGATAATCGTGAATCGATTAAAATTAGAAAGGGAAACTTTAGAATCCGGCTGGAAACCTAAGCTGTTTGCAGGTGGATACTACGGTAAAAATACAAACGATGTTCTGCCTGTGATTCACGACAATTACGGGTTTAATTTTTCAGTCGTCGTTCCATTAGGTTCTTCTACTCTTCAATCCCAATCCAATTACGGTATTCAAACCGATGGAACCGGTATCCAAAGAATTCCAGGCTACGGACCACAATTCGTAGGACAAGGTGCGAACTCTTTTAATAGCGCTAATTTGCAATTATTCGATAATTTAAGCCAAGCACGTAAAGTTCTAGAAGGAGAACTTAAATTTGTAGATGCAAAGTCTTCTTATGAATTCGCAAGGAAGCAGGCTAAATTTGAAACTATTAAAGCAAGAGACAAAGTGTTAGAAAATTACTCTGTTATTTCTGTGCTTAGCCAAAAGGTACTTCTTTATTTAGAAAATTTTCGGATTAATCGGGTTAAGTTTAAAAGTGGTCAACTAAAAAGGACTGACCTGTTGAAAAGCGAATACGAATTTTCTAAAACACAAGATGACTTGGCTGACGCATATTCTGAATACTTAAGATCCTGTTACGAATATTTTTATGTAACAGGAAGAGATCTCGGGGATCTTCCATTTTATAAAGTTAATTTGGGCAAAGGAAACAGTATAGTCGCAAAGCTAGTGAAAGAGACAAGAGAGAATGAAGACTTCTTTCCCGAAAAAGGTAGAAAAAAATGA